A single genomic interval of Daucus carota subsp. sativus chromosome 1, DH1 v3.0, whole genome shotgun sequence harbors:
- the LOC108195833 gene encoding protein JINGUBANG — translation MTSTSSPTLRRTKLGNLIQFDRNRSLQYHDDTDAELYNHHRHHHRRRLDSPNTTPNASPSTSSYNTTPNASPYTSFSPWNQPISPFLNSPWLQPSPLHSTHPGLIGSLVREQGHVYSLAVSSELLYTGSDSKNIHVWKNMRQFSGFKSNTTGLVKAIVVSKQQLIFTAHQDGKIRVWKLHKNNVYKRTGSLPSTKDYIICSMNMRKYVETRRHKKVPWIRHYDVVSCMSLDEEHGILYSGSWDKTIKVWRVSDFKCMESFDAHDDAVNAVAVCYGGFVFSGGADGAVKMWRKELVGKSSRHVLVEVLLRGESAVTSVVVAEAGRVVYGGASDGLVSFWRRVRGCLEYGGALRGHKMAVLCLATAGKLVMSGSADKSICVWRREEGGQHLWLRVLTGHGGPVKCLAVEMEEDVGDDQRWRLYSGSLDKSIKVWSVSQSIYQ, via the coding sequence ATGACATCAACAAGCTCTCCCACTCTCAGGAGAACCAAATTAGGAAACCTAATCCAGTTCGACAGAAACCGCAGTTTGCAGTACCATGATGACACTGATGCTGAATTATATAACCACCACCGCCATCACCACCGACGTCGTCTCGATAGTCCCAATACTACCCCCAATGCCTCACCTTCCACTTCATCATACAATACTACCCCCAATGCCTCACCTTACACTTCATTCTCCCCATGGAACCAACCCATCTCACCCTTCCTGAATTCTCCATGGCTTCAACCTTCACCTCTTCACTCAACCCACCCCGGCCTCATTGGCTCGCTGGTTCGCGAACAAGGTCACGTTTATTCGCTAGCCGTCTCGAGTGAGTTGCTGTACACGGGATCGGATAGCAAGAACATCCACGTGTGGAAAAACATGCGACAATTTTCAGGGTTTAAATCAAACACTACCGGATTAGTTAAGGCCATTGTTGTGTCGAAACAACAACTAATTTTCACAGCTCATCAAGATGGGAAGATTAGGGTTTGgaaattacataaaaataacGTGTACAAACGGACTGGGAGTTTGCCTAGTACTAAAGATTATATTATCTGTTCGatgaatatgagaaaatatgTGGAGACTCGGAGGCATAAGAAGGTTCCTTGGATCAGACACTACGACGTCGTTTCATGCATGAGTTTAGATGAAGAGCATGGGATTTTGTACTCGGGTTCTTGGGACAAGACTATTAAGGTATGGAGGGTATCGGATTTCAAGTGCATGGAATCGTTTGATGCTCATGATGATGCGGTGAATGCGGTGGCTGTTTGTTACGGTGGCTTTGTTTTCTCCGGCGGAGCTGACGGGGCGGTGAAGATGTGGAGGAAGGAGCTTGTGGGGAAATCGAGTAGGCATGTTTTGGTGGAAGTTTTGTTGAGGGGTGAAAGCGCGGTGACCTCGGTGGTGGTGGCGGAGGCGGGGAGGGTGGTGTACGGTGGCGCGTCGGACGGGTTGGTTAGTTTTTGGCGGCGCGTGAGGGGGTGTTTGGAGTACGGTGGGGCGTTGAGGGGGCATAAAATGGCGGTTTTATGTTTGGCTACGGCGGGGAAGCTGGTGATGAGTGGGTCGGCGGATAAGAGCATATGTGTGTGGAGGAGAGAGGAGGGGGGACAGCATTTGTGGCTGAGGGTCTTGACGGGACACGGTGGTCCGGTGAAATGTTTAGcggtggagatggaggaggaCGTGGGAGATGATCAACGGTGGAGATTGTATAGTGGGAGTTTGGACAAGTCTATCAAAGTTTGGAGTGTGTctcaaagtatttatcaatag